TCGCCGGGGCGGTCATCCTGGGCGGCATCCGCTCCATCGGCCGCTTCACAGGCTTCTTCGTCCCGGTGATGATCGTCGCGTACATGCTGGGAGCGCTGGTGGTGCTGGCGGTCAACTGGCGCGGGCTGGACGACATCTTCGTCTACGTGCTCCGCGACGCCTTCAGGCCCTCGGCGGCGGTGGGTGGGTTCGCCGGGGCGACGCTGATGATGGCGATCCGGATGGGGGTGTCGCGCGGGGTCTTCTCCAACGAGTCCGGGCTGGGGACGGGCGGAATCGCCGCGGCGGCGGCGCAGACGCGCAGCCCGGTCACGCAGGCGCTGGTCTCCATGACGCAGACCTTCATCGACACCATCGTGGTCTGCTCGCTCACCGGCTTCGCCATCATCGCCACCGGCGCGTGGACGCAGGTGGACCCGGCGACGGGCGCCGCCTACATCGGGGCGCCGCTCACCGCCAAGGCGTTCAGCACCGGGCTCCCGGGCACCTGGGGCGGGGGGATCGTGGCCGTGGGGCTGGCGCTCTTCGCCTTCTCCACCATCCTGGGGTGGTCCTACTACGGCGAGAAGGCGCTGGAGTACCTGCTCGGCGTGCGCGCGGTGATCCCCTACCGCATCGCCTTCGTCCTGGCCTCCTTCGTGGGCGCCTGGGTGCTCACCCTCTCCGAGCGGGGCGGGTTCGAGGTGGTGTGGACCTTCGCCGACGTGATGAACGGGATGATGGCGTTCCCCAACCTGGTGGGGCTCCTCCTCCTTTCCGGCGTCGTCGCCGCGGAGACGCGCGCCTACGTAGCCGCCCGCGCGAGCCGGCGCGGCTGACGGGGCGAGCCCTCCGCTTCCCGTCGCGCTCCGTCCATGCCGCGCCGCGTCGTCAACCGCGCCAAGTTCCAGGTGGAGCGGCTCATGCTCCGCGGCACGCGCTACCGCCTGCTGGTGGTGGCCGCGGTCCTGGGGCTGCTCGCCCTGGTGGCGGGGCTGCTGGCGTTCGCCGCCACCGGCGCCTTCGGCACGCCGGCGGAGGCGATCTGGTGGGCCTTCCTCCGGTTGACCGACCCCGGCTACCTGGGGGACGACGAGGGAACGGTCCTGCGTGTGATCTCCACCGTCCTGACGGTGGTCGGCTTCGTGATCTTCGTCGGCGCGCTGATCGCGATCCTGACGCAGTGGCTGAACCAGACCATCCAGGAGCTGGAGGAGGGGCACACCCCCGTCTCGCTGCGCAACCACGTCGTGGTGCTGGGGTGGACCAACCGGACGGCGGCGGTGGTGCGGGAGCTGATCCTCTCCGAGGGGCGCCTGAAGCGGTTCCTGCGCAGCCACGGCACCCGCGGTCTGCGCGTCGCCATCCTCGCCGACCATGTGCGCGTCCCGCTCGTGCGGGAGATGCGGGAGCGGCTCGGCGCCCTGTGGGACGAGCGGCAGGTGGTGCTCCGCTCCGGCTCGCCGTTGCGCCAGGAGCACCTGCGCCGCGTGGACTTCGCGAACGCCGCGGCGGTGCTCC
This DNA window, taken from Longimicrobiaceae bacterium, encodes the following:
- a CDS encoding sodium:alanine symporter family protein; the encoded protein is MEQAPQGWVDVTHEYLGFASNWVWGWPLLVLLVGTGLYLTLLLRGLQFRELGHSLWLAFVQRREEGAEGDISHFQALMTALAATVGTGNIAGVAAAIATGGPGALFWMWITGLVGMATKYAEAVLSVRYRVTDERGQMSGGPMYYLSRGVGGGLGRALGFLFALFAAIAAFGIGNMVQSNSVADALRSSFGIDPVWTGVVIAVLAGAVILGGIRSIGRFTGFFVPVMIVAYMLGALVVLAVNWRGLDDIFVYVLRDAFRPSAAVGGFAGATLMMAIRMGVSRGVFSNESGLGTGGIAAAAAQTRSPVTQALVSMTQTFIDTIVVCSLTGFAIIATGAWTQVDPATGAAYIGAPLTAKAFSTGLPGTWGGGIVAVGLALFAFSTILGWSYYGEKALEYLLGVRAVIPYRIAFVLASFVGAWVLTLSERGGFEVVWTFADVMNGMMAFPNLVGLLLLSGVVAAETRAYVAARASRRG